A portion of the Microbacterium hominis genome contains these proteins:
- a CDS encoding DUF998 domain-containing protein: MSTAGVSTIDAAAPVPGRRAESEAVYAALTAGAIGAVFGLLLSLLTPDLRLFGDANPFGLWAASGAAVVAAAASTIEYWRARGRPGQEWRLALAPWKFTVNTISVVIVHTALAFVATFALYRVLALGFIGLPVITFWAIVLMAVTLGLTTWIVWLSVSALTTQRMTSLLLAFIAIGTLTAMVTTPDPAWWEVHFSHLGTFEDDLSSWVFNGTLIAAGLFVTTFAVYIANDMRALTEAGVLKNPRGMRVVPSLFVVMGIMLAGVGIFPFDVNLTLHNVSASGMAVMYLVLLATGPNFLKGMPRTYFVSAWAFLAALLSSVVLFIVQYFLLTAFEIIVFALVFGWVAVFIRFLGVAGRTD; encoded by the coding sequence ATGAGCACCGCGGGTGTGTCGACCATCGATGCGGCCGCCCCTGTTCCGGGGCGGCGCGCCGAGTCCGAGGCGGTCTACGCCGCTCTCACCGCCGGGGCGATCGGAGCCGTCTTCGGACTCCTCCTCTCGCTCCTCACCCCCGACCTCCGGCTGTTCGGCGACGCGAACCCGTTCGGGCTGTGGGCGGCATCCGGTGCCGCCGTCGTGGCCGCCGCGGCATCCACCATCGAGTACTGGCGGGCGCGCGGCCGCCCCGGGCAGGAGTGGCGACTGGCGCTGGCGCCGTGGAAGTTCACCGTCAACACGATCTCCGTCGTGATCGTGCACACCGCGCTGGCGTTCGTCGCCACGTTCGCGCTGTACCGGGTGCTGGCACTGGGCTTCATCGGCCTTCCGGTCATCACCTTCTGGGCGATCGTGCTCATGGCGGTGACACTGGGCCTCACGACCTGGATCGTGTGGCTGTCGGTGTCGGCGCTCACCACGCAGCGCATGACGTCGCTGCTGCTGGCGTTCATCGCGATCGGCACGCTGACCGCCATGGTCACCACCCCCGACCCCGCCTGGTGGGAGGTGCATTTCAGCCACCTCGGCACCTTCGAGGACGACCTGTCGAGCTGGGTGTTCAACGGCACGCTCATCGCCGCAGGCCTGTTCGTGACGACCTTCGCCGTCTACATCGCCAACGACATGCGCGCCCTCACCGAGGCCGGTGTCCTGAAGAACCCGCGTGGCATGCGCGTCGTGCCGAGCCTGTTCGTCGTGATGGGCATCATGCTCGCAGGGGTCGGGATCTTCCCCTTCGACGTGAACCTGACGCTGCACAACGTGTCGGCCTCGGGCATGGCGGTCATGTACCTCGTGCTGCTGGCGACCGGCCCGAACTTCCTCAAGGGGATGCCGCGCACCTACTTCGTCTCGGCGTGGGCGTTCCTGGCGGCGCTGCTCAGCTCTGTCGTGCTGTTCATCGTGCAGTACTTCCTGCTCACGGCGTTCGAGATCATCGTCTTCGCCCTCGTGTTCGGCTGGGTCGCGGTGTTCATCCGGTTCCTCGGCGTCGCCGGTCGCACCGACTGA
- the ispG gene encoding flavodoxin-dependent (E)-4-hydroxy-3-methylbut-2-enyl-diphosphate synthase: MPAVNLGMPKVPETLAPRRKTRQIRVGKVLVGGDAPVSVQSMTTTPTTNINATLQQIAELTASGCEIVRVAVPSQDDADVLHIIAKKSQIPVIADIHFQPKYVFQAIDAGCGAVRVNPGNIRKFDDQVGAIAQAAKAAGVSLRIGVNAGSLDRRLLEKYGKATPEALVESAVWEASLFEEHDFHDFKISVKHNDPIVMVKAYRMLAERGDWPLHLGVTEAGPAFQGTIKSATAFGILLAEGIGDTIRVSLSAPPAEEVKVGHQILQSLNLRERKLEIVSCPSCGRAQVDVYSLADNVTEGLKDMTVPLRVAVMGCVVNGPGEAREADLGVASGNGKGQIFVKGQVIKTVPEAEIVQTLIEEANRIAAEMGPDAPVGTAQVVTA, encoded by the coding sequence GTGCCTGCTGTGAATCTCGGGATGCCCAAGGTCCCTGAAACCCTCGCTCCGCGTCGCAAGACCCGCCAGATCAGGGTGGGCAAGGTTCTGGTCGGCGGCGACGCGCCGGTGAGCGTGCAGTCGATGACGACGACCCCCACGACCAACATCAACGCGACGCTCCAGCAGATCGCGGAGCTCACGGCCTCCGGCTGCGAGATCGTGCGCGTCGCGGTGCCGAGCCAGGACGACGCCGATGTGCTGCACATCATCGCGAAGAAGAGCCAGATCCCGGTGATCGCCGACATCCACTTCCAGCCGAAGTACGTGTTCCAGGCGATCGACGCCGGCTGCGGGGCGGTGCGGGTGAACCCCGGCAACATCCGCAAGTTCGACGACCAGGTGGGGGCCATCGCCCAGGCTGCCAAGGCGGCGGGCGTCTCGCTGCGCATCGGCGTGAACGCGGGCTCGCTCGACAGGCGCCTCCTCGAGAAGTACGGCAAGGCCACGCCCGAGGCGCTCGTGGAGAGCGCCGTGTGGGAGGCGTCGCTGTTCGAGGAGCACGACTTCCACGACTTCAAGATCTCGGTCAAGCACAACGACCCGATCGTGATGGTGAAGGCCTACCGCATGCTCGCCGAGCGGGGCGACTGGCCCCTGCACCTGGGCGTCACCGAGGCCGGGCCCGCCTTCCAGGGCACCATCAAGAGCGCGACGGCGTTCGGCATCCTGCTCGCCGAGGGCATCGGCGACACGATCCGCGTCTCCCTCTCCGCCCCTCCCGCCGAGGAGGTCAAGGTCGGGCACCAGATCCTGCAGTCGCTGAACCTGCGCGAACGCAAGCTCGAGATCGTCTCGTGCCCGTCGTGCGGGCGCGCGCAGGTCGACGTCTACTCGCTCGCCGACAACGTGACCGAGGGGCTCAAGGATATGACCGTCCCGCTGCGCGTCGCCGTCATGGGCTGCGTCGTCAACGGCCCGGGTGAAGCACGCGAGGCGGACCTGGGTGTGGCCAGCGGCAACGGCAAGGGCCAGATCTTCGTGAAGGGGCAGGTCATCAAGACGGTGCCCGAGGCCGAGATCGTGCAGACGCTCATCGAGGAGGCGAACCGCATCGCCGCCGAGATGGGCCCCGATGCCCCCGTCGGCACCGCGCAGGTCGTCACCGCCTGA
- a CDS encoding anthranilate synthase family protein — translation MTGSAQLSLPALAASGIPFALIARDAATIEVLTGEVVDVDLLADIPLVDAAGAPREVLALVPYRQVRERGFVCHDDGAPLRCLIVGERTRLTREDALDQLPSAPVPLTDAGFDITDEEYADIVRRVIADEIGRGEGANFVIRRDFTAGVGTEPAIAALTWFRALLEHERGAYWTFAVVTPGHIAVGASPEAHVSAKDGLVTMNPISGTFRHPAGGATAETLSAFLESTKETEELFMVVDEELKMMSAVCSDGGRITGPHLKEMSRLTHTEYVLRGRSRLDPRDILRETMFAPTVTGSPMQNACTVIARHERSARGYYSGVAALFTPRPAPVPAGEPTHDLDAPILIRTAYLHNGRLRVPVGATLVRHSDPYGEVSETHGKAAGVLGAIGAVARDTAAEAAAVDDDAPTAQRRLLADDPEIAALLASRNARLAAFWLNPQDPDGGGPFAGRSALVVDAEDRFTTMLAHQLRHLGLSVEIAAWDTVTDSQVDAAELVVAGPGPGDPRDDSSARIRRMRDVVARRRGAGAPLLAVCLSHQILADALGLDLAPLGAPHQGVQKTVDVFDQPASIGFYNTFTARVAPGTMTVGAAEVSAEPDGAVYALRGEGFASVQGHLESILSRDGMTTLQRLVTHALTPVGA, via the coding sequence ATGACCGGGTCCGCACAGCTCTCCCTCCCCGCTCTTGCCGCCAGCGGCATCCCGTTCGCCCTCATCGCGCGCGACGCCGCCACCATCGAGGTGCTCACCGGCGAGGTCGTCGACGTCGACCTGCTCGCCGACATCCCGCTGGTGGATGCCGCGGGGGCGCCGCGCGAGGTGCTGGCGCTGGTCCCCTACCGCCAGGTGCGCGAGCGCGGGTTCGTCTGCCACGACGACGGTGCGCCGCTGCGGTGCCTCATCGTCGGCGAGCGCACCCGGCTCACCCGCGAGGATGCCCTCGATCAGCTTCCGTCGGCGCCCGTGCCTCTCACCGATGCCGGGTTCGACATCACGGACGAGGAGTACGCCGACATCGTGCGGCGCGTGATCGCCGACGAGATCGGCCGCGGCGAGGGGGCGAACTTCGTCATTCGCCGCGACTTCACCGCCGGTGTCGGCACCGAGCCGGCGATCGCCGCGCTCACGTGGTTCCGGGCGCTCCTCGAGCACGAGCGCGGCGCCTATTGGACGTTCGCCGTCGTGACGCCCGGGCACATCGCCGTGGGCGCGAGCCCGGAGGCGCACGTGAGCGCCAAAGACGGTCTCGTGACGATGAATCCGATCTCGGGCACTTTCCGCCACCCCGCGGGCGGCGCGACGGCGGAGACCCTCAGCGCCTTCCTCGAGTCGACGAAGGAGACCGAGGAGCTGTTCATGGTGGTCGACGAAGAGCTCAAGATGATGAGCGCCGTGTGCTCCGACGGCGGCCGCATCACCGGGCCCCACCTGAAGGAGATGTCGCGCCTCACCCACACCGAGTACGTGCTGCGCGGGCGCAGCCGGCTGGATCCGCGCGACATCCTGCGCGAGACGATGTTCGCCCCGACGGTCACCGGCTCGCCCATGCAGAACGCCTGCACGGTGATCGCCCGGCACGAGCGCTCGGCGCGCGGCTACTACTCGGGCGTGGCGGCGCTGTTCACCCCGCGGCCGGCGCCCGTTCCCGCGGGCGAGCCGACGCACGACCTCGACGCGCCGATCCTCATCCGGACGGCCTATCTGCACAACGGCCGGCTCCGGGTGCCCGTCGGCGCGACGCTCGTGCGTCACTCCGATCCGTACGGCGAGGTCAGTGAGACCCACGGCAAGGCCGCCGGCGTGCTCGGCGCCATCGGGGCGGTGGCCCGCGACACGGCCGCGGAGGCTGCCGCCGTGGACGACGACGCGCCGACGGCGCAGCGTCGTCTGCTGGCCGATGATCCCGAGATCGCCGCGCTGCTCGCCTCGCGCAACGCACGCCTGGCCGCGTTCTGGCTCAACCCCCAGGACCCCGACGGGGGCGGGCCGTTCGCGGGGCGCTCGGCTCTCGTCGTCGACGCGGAGGACCGCTTCACGACCATGCTCGCCCATCAGCTGCGCCATCTCGGCCTGTCGGTCGAGATCGCGGCATGGGACACCGTCACGGACTCTCAGGTCGATGCGGCCGAGCTCGTGGTCGCGGGGCCCGGCCCCGGCGATCCGAGGGATGACTCCAGCGCCCGCATCCGTCGCATGCGCGACGTCGTCGCCCGCCGGCGCGGGGCCGGCGCCCCACTGCTGGCGGTGTGCCTCAGCCACCAGATCCTCGCCGACGCGCTGGGCCTGGACCTCGCCCCGCTCGGCGCGCCGCACCAGGGCGTGCAGAAGACCGTGGACGTGTTCGACCAGCCGGCATCCATCGGCTTCTACAACACCTTCACCGCGCGCGTGGCTCCCGGCACGATGACGGTCGGCGCGGCGGAGGTGTCGGCCGAGCCCGACGGGGCCGTCTACGCGCTGCGGGGCGAGGGCTTCGCCTCGGTGCAGGGCCATCTGGAGTCGATCCTCTCCCGCGACGGCATGACCACCCTCCAGCGGCTCGTCACGCACGCCCTCACCCCGGTGGGAGCCTGA
- a CDS encoding RNA polymerase sigma factor, with the protein MPSDAAGRGADEAGPAAASDRLLGTVVREEAGRIVAALTRSIGSLDIAEEAVADAIEEALREWRTRGIPPRPGAWLTQAARHNALDRLRREKRYRDKLALLAEPERVDAVTGAADPDERLPLLFGCCHPALSPDAQLALTLRAVCGLTTRQIARATLSSEQAASQRIVRAKRKIGLAGIPIRVPEGAERRDRLDIVLTVVSVMYSEAHLAAGADAAADRDVADDALWLARVIAAALPGEPEAHGLVALLGFHRAREDARAVDGDLVLLADQDRSRWNAALVADARRALARAAALRRPGRWQLHAAIAACHADARTAADTDWGQVRVLYDMLLAYDGSPIVRLNRAVAVLQADGAGQALAELDSLAQTLDGYHLWHAVRAEALRALGRDDLALAADLRALELTANEAERRLLERRLRLPPG; encoded by the coding sequence ATGCCGTCGGATGCCGCGGGGCGGGGCGCCGACGAGGCGGGTCCGGCCGCGGCATCCGACCGCCTGCTCGGCACGGTCGTGCGCGAGGAGGCAGGCCGCATCGTGGCCGCGCTCACCCGGTCGATCGGCAGCCTCGACATCGCCGAGGAGGCCGTCGCCGATGCCATCGAGGAGGCCCTGCGCGAATGGCGCACGCGCGGCATCCCGCCCCGGCCCGGCGCCTGGCTGACCCAGGCCGCCCGGCACAACGCCCTCGACCGGCTCCGCCGCGAGAAGCGGTACCGCGACAAGCTGGCGCTGCTCGCCGAGCCGGAGCGGGTGGATGCCGTCACCGGCGCCGCCGATCCCGACGAGCGCCTTCCGCTGCTGTTCGGGTGCTGCCATCCGGCGCTGTCGCCGGATGCCCAGCTCGCCCTCACGCTGCGCGCCGTATGCGGTCTGACGACCCGCCAGATCGCGCGGGCGACGCTGTCGAGCGAGCAGGCGGCCTCGCAGCGGATCGTGCGCGCCAAGCGCAAGATCGGGCTCGCCGGCATCCCGATCCGGGTGCCCGAGGGCGCCGAGCGCCGCGACCGGCTCGACATCGTGCTCACCGTCGTCTCGGTCATGTACAGCGAGGCGCATCTGGCGGCCGGGGCGGACGCCGCCGCCGACCGCGACGTCGCCGACGATGCCCTGTGGCTGGCGCGCGTGATCGCCGCCGCGCTGCCCGGGGAGCCCGAGGCGCACGGGCTGGTGGCGCTGCTGGGGTTCCACCGCGCGCGGGAAGACGCCCGCGCCGTCGACGGCGACCTCGTGCTTCTGGCCGACCAGGACCGCTCGCGGTGGAATGCGGCGCTCGTGGCCGACGCCCGGCGCGCGCTCGCACGGGCCGCCGCGCTGCGGCGCCCGGGGCGGTGGCAGCTGCACGCGGCGATCGCGGCGTGCCATGCCGACGCGCGCACGGCCGCCGACACGGACTGGGGGCAGGTGCGCGTGCTCTACGACATGCTCCTGGCGTACGACGGGTCGCCGATCGTGCGGCTGAACCGCGCGGTGGCGGTGCTCCAAGCCGACGGCGCGGGGCAGGCGCTTGCCGAACTCGACTCCCTGGCACAGACGCTGGACGGCTATCACCTGTGGCACGCCGTGCGCGCCGAGGCGCTGCGCGCGCTCGGTCGCGACGACCTCGCACTGGCCGCCGACCTGCGCGCGCTGGAGCTCACCGCGAACGAGGCGGAGCGCCGCCTGCTCGAGAGGCGGCTCAGGCTCCCACCGGGGTGA
- a CDS encoding YciI family protein, translating into MKYVIMFTSVPELDRQQSAEARQADYAEIYQWFQDHSADISDGGAELQPVETATTVRYGDGGALVVDGPFSEAKEVIGGFSVIDVADMDAAIALVKTWPSLTFPGTAIEIRPMVTDYSQFE; encoded by the coding sequence CTCGGTGCCCGAGCTCGACAGGCAGCAGTCCGCAGAGGCGCGGCAGGCGGACTACGCCGAGATCTACCAGTGGTTCCAGGACCACAGCGCCGACATCTCCGACGGCGGCGCCGAGCTGCAGCCGGTCGAGACGGCGACGACCGTCAGATACGGCGACGGCGGTGCGCTCGTCGTGGACGGCCCGTTCTCCGAGGCCAAGGAGGTCATCGGCGGGTTCAGCGTCATCGATGTCGCCGACATGGACGCCGCCATCGCGCTGGTCAAGACCTGGCCCTCGCTCACGTTCCCCGGCACCGCCATCGAGATCCGCCCGATGGTCACCGACTACAGCCAGTTCGAGTGA